In Trichomycterus rosablanca isolate fTriRos1 chromosome 4, fTriRos1.hap1, whole genome shotgun sequence, one DNA window encodes the following:
- the pcyt1aa gene encoding choline-phosphate cytidylyltransferase A gives MEAHGSTQTVSRKRRRGEGSNGEAEEADRPAKSKRCTVGIKDPAPYADELESLEELPYKRVTMEEARRGTPPDRPVRVYADGIFDMFHSGHARALMQAKNLFPNTHLIVGVCSDDLTHQLKGFTVMNEDERYDAITHCRYVDEVVRNAPWTLTPDFLTKHRIDFVAHDDIPYSSAGSDDVYKHIKDAGMFAPTQRTEGISTSDVITRIVRDYDVYVRRNLQRGYTAKELNVSFINEKKYHLQERVDKVKQKVRDVEEKSKEFVQKVEEKSIDLIQKWEEKSREFIGNFLQMFGPEGALKHMLKEGKGRMLQAISPRQSPSSSPTRERSPSPTFRLPFFTKTSPPASPGSKRARYTIAALGQNISEDEDEEDDNL, from the exons ATGGAGGCCCACGGTTCGACCCAGACTGTCTCCAGGAAGAGGAGAAGAGGCGAAGGATCAAACGGAGAGGCCGAGGAGGCCGACAGGCCGGCCAAATCCAAACGCTGCACCGTG GGTATTAAAGATCCCGCTCCCTACGCGGACGAGCTCGAGTCTTTGGAGGAGTTGCCGTATAAACGCGTCACCATGGAAGAGGCTCGCAGAGGCACACCAC CCGACAGGCCGGTGAGAGTGTACGCCGACGGCATCTTCGACATGTTCCATTCGGGACACGCCCGGGCCCTCATGCAGGCCAAAAACCTCTTTCCCAACACGCACCTCATCGTCGGGG TGTGCAGCGACGACCTCACGCACCAACTCAAGGGCTTCACCGTGATGAACGAGGACGAGCGCTACGACGCCATCACGCACTGCCGCTACGTGGACGAGGTGGTGCGCAACGCGCCGTGGACCCTCACGCCCGACTTCCTCACCAAACACAGG ATCGACTTCGTGGCTCACGACGACATCCCGTACTCATCGGCTGGAAGTGACGACGTCTACAAACACATCAAAGACGCAG GCATGTTCGCCCCGACGCAGCGCACCGAGGGCATCTCCACCTCCGACGTCATCACGCGCATCGTCCGAGACTACGACGTGTACGTGAGGCGGAACCTGCAGCGCGGCTACACGGCCAAGGAGCTCAACGTCAGCTTCATTAAC GAGAAGAAGTACCACCTGCAGGAGCGCGTGGACAAGGTGAAGCAGAAGGTGCGAGACGTGGAGGAGAAGAGTAAGGAGTtcgtgcagaaggtggaggagaAGAGCATCGATTTGATCCAGAAGTGGGAGGAGAAGTCGCGCGAGTTTATCGGAAACTTCCTGCAGATGTTCGGGCCTGAGGGAGCGCTG AAGCACATGCTGAAGGAAGGAAAGGGCCGCATGCTGCAGGCCATCAGCCCGCGCCAGAGCCCGAGCAGCAGCCCCACCCGCGAGCGCTCGCCCTCGCCGACCTTCCGCCTGCCCTTCTTCACCAAGACCTCGCCGCCCGCGTCGCCCGGGAGCAAGCGCGCCCGCTACACCATCGCCGCCCTGGGCCAGAACATCAGCGAGGACGAGGACGAGGAGGACGACAACCTTTAA
- the ap2m1a gene encoding AP-2 complex subunit mu-A, with amino-acid sequence MIGGLFIYNHKGEVLISRVYRDDIGRNAVDAFRVNVIHARQQVRSPVSNIARTSFFHVKRSNIWLAAVTKQNVNAAMVFEFLYKMCDVMAAYFGKISEENIKNNFVLIYELLDEILDFGYPQNSETGALKTFITQQGIKGQHQTKEEQSQITSQVTGQIGWRREGIKYRRNELFLDVLESVNLLMSPQGQVLSAHVSGRVVMKSYLSGMPECKFGMNDKIVIDKQGKAGASDETGKSDLGGSSGKQSIAIDDCTFHQCVRLSKFDSERSISFIPPDGEYELMRYRTTKDIILPFRVIPLVREVGRTKLEVKVVIKSNFKPSLLAQKIEVRIPTPLNTSGVQVICMKGKAKYKASENAIVWKIKRMAGMKESQISAEIELLPTNDKKKWARPPISMNFEVPFAPSGLKVRYLKVFESKLNYSDHDVIKWVRYIGRSGIYETRC; translated from the exons ATGATCGGAGGACTGTTCATCTACAACCACAAGGGAGAGGTACTGATCTCCCGGGTCTACCGCGATGACATAGG GAGGAACGCGGTGGACGCGTTCCGCGTGAACGTGATCCACGCCCGGCAGCAGGTGCGCTCGCCCGTCAGCAACATCGCGCGCACCAGCTTCTTCCACGTCAAGCGCTCCAACATCTGGCTGGCCGCCGTCACCAAGCAGAACGTCAACGCCGCCATGGTGTTCGAGTTCCTCTACAAGATGTGCGACGTCATGGCCGCCTACTTCGGCAAGATCAGCGAGGAGAACATCAAGAACAACTTCGTCCTGATCTACGAGCTGCTGGATg AAATTCTGGATTTTGGATACCCTCAGAACTCAGAGACTGGAGCGCTCAAGACTTTTATTACGCAGCAGGGCATCAAGGGCCAG CATCAG ACGAAAGAGGAGCAGTCGCAGATCACCAGCCAGGTGACCGGGCAGATTGGCTGGCGTCGGGAGGGAATCAAATACCGCCGCAACGAGCTCTTCCTGGACGTGCTGGAGAGCGTGAACCTGCTCATGTCTCCCCAGG GTCAAGTTCTGAGCGCGCACGTCTCGGGCCGAGTGGTCATGAAGAGCTACCTGAGCGGAATGCCCGAGTGCAAATTCGGCATGAACGATAAAATCGTCATCGACAAACAGGGCAAAGCCGGAGCGAGCGATGAGACGGGAAAGAG TGATTTAGGGGGaag caGCGGGAAGCAGTCCATAGCCATCGACGACTGCACCTTCCACCAGTGTGTGCGCCTGAGCAAGTTCGACTCCGAGCGCAGCATCAGCTTCATCCCCCCCGACGGAGAGTACGAGCTCATGAG GTACCGCACCACCAAGGACATCATCCTGCCGTTCCGAGTCATCCCGCTGGTGCGCGAGGTCGGACGCACCAAGCTGGAGGTGAAAGTCGTCATCAAGTCCAACTTCAAACCCTCGCTCCTGGCGCAGAAGATTGAG GTGCGCATTCCCACCCCTCTGAACACGAGCGGCGTCCAGGTGATCTGCATGAAAGGCAAGGCCAAGTACAAGGCCAGCGAGAACGCCATAGTGTGGAA GATCAAGCGCATGGCCGGAATGAAGGAGTCTCAGATCAGCGCCGAGATCGAGCTGCTGCCCACCAACGACAAGAAGAAGTGGGCCCGTCCTCCTATTTCGATGAACTTCGAG GTCCCGTTCGCACCGTCCGGTCTGAAGGTGCGCTATCTGAAAGTCTTCGAGTCCAAGCTGAACTACAGCGACCACGACGTCATCAAATGGGTGCGCTACATCGGCCGCAGCGGCATCTACGAGACCCGCTGCTGA